The DNA segment CCGTAGTAGATGCGAAAGCCGTGCGGCGGGACCGGCTTGCCGTTCCGGGTGAGCTGCGGCATCCAGTACGCCGAGTTGTCGCCCTTGGTCCGGCAGCTGGTCTTCTCCGCGGCCAGCAGGTCCTTCGTCGTGGTGCTCGCACCGATGATGTCCGGGCCGAAGAACGTGTGCATGTGCGAGGCGCCGGGCAGATTCGGGAAGACGATGGCGTCGTCCGGCGACTGCTTCGCGACGGTGCAGTCGACGTGGAACTCCGGCACCTTCACCGGGTTGTTCCGGACCGGGGCGGGTTTGAGGGCCTTGAACGCGGCGAGTTGCTTCTTCCAGAGCGCCTGATCGACCTTCACCCAGCCGCCCCTCGCGGCTTGCCTCGCCGGGGCACTGGCGCCGGCACTCGCACTGGCACTCGCCTGGATCGTGGAAGGCGACGGGCTCGCGGCGCTGGTGGTGGCAGTAGCGGGCGGGGTGGCTTCCCCGGTGGTGGCCTTCGCCTGACCGGCGACCGGCTGCGCGCGCGGCACGCCGGCGCCCGGGCCCTCGCCGGATCCGGCGATGATCAGGTAGAGCCCACCGGCGGCGAGCACCGAGGCCGTCACG comes from the Actinoplanes sp. OR16 genome and includes:
- a CDS encoding DUF1996 domain-containing protein, with protein sequence MRIHSRAVLAVVTASVLAAGGLYLIIAGSGEGPGAGVPRAQPVAGQAKATTGEATPPATATTSAASPSPSTIQASASASAGASAPARQAARGGWVKVDQALWKKQLAAFKALKPAPVRNNPVKVPEFHVDCTVAKQSPDDAIVFPNLPGASHMHTFFGPDIIGASTTTKDLLAAEKTSCRTKGDNSAYWMPQLTRNGKPVPPHGFRIYYGSRLKDPSRTTILPPGLVMIAGDAKRQEPTPKDSGINQFWCAGAAEVGRSADGNWPKCGTGGRMIISITFPDCWDGKHVDSPDHRSHVGPAGPDGTCAGGRFPVAIPSISELFTYDTRGGDGFALSSGLPSSAHMDMMNGWDPAVLGPLVRTCINQGVKCGTTPTFD